ATCACCTGCACTCATCTTTAAAATGAGGATTTACTGTGAGGTTAATTTTATCTTGATAAATTTAAAGCAATCCAAACTTCGCAGAGTACTAAATAAGATTAATGGGAAGTTTTGAAAAACATACTTGTAATAAAATACAAGAAAAGCTACGGTATTACGGCATTCATTATTGCTGAGGAAAGGACGTTTTCTTATAGCCCGACCTGGCTCAAAAATTATGGAATTGAGTTTAAAGACATAACAGGAGTTAAAATTGATAAAAATAATTCTAGGAATCTTATTTTTTGGCATATGGCAGATTGGATATGCAGGAAATATAGAAATAGTAAAATCACCTAATACAGCAAAATTTAGCCCCTTCATCAGTCTAGAAGGTTCTGGAAGCTGGGTGGCGTACGGTAATAGTCGTATTGAGAAAATCTCTGAAGCAGGAGGGGGTGGAGAGGGAAGCTCTGGCACTGGTTCAATAGTGATTGTTTCCTCAGGCAAGAGTCGTGTAAATCCTTTTGGTGGTCGAATTGCTGGTGGTATAGGTTATTATTACCGCGATCAAGTAATGCTGGTAGCAGAAACTGGTTGGAATTATTTTGGTGATGCTTCTCGAACAAGTCATGGGGATCGAAACTATAACGTAAGTGGTATTTTGGTAGGAGCAGATTTATTGCTTGGTTTAGATTACCTATATAATGAACATATTGCATTGTTCGGCAGAGCTGGAACCTTGTTAGAGCAGGTCATTTATAGCGCAAGCTCTCCAAATGCCCGAGGTACTATCAATGGAACTTCTTTGAATGTGAGTGGGTCTATGAGCGGTGCTCAAACCAATATTCTTCCGGAGCTAAAAATTGGAGTATTGTACCGTTATACTGATGCATGGGGTATGTCTTTTGCTTATATGCACGCGTTTGGTGGCAATCCTGCACTTAATGGAACATTTATAACCTCTGGGTCTAGAACTTCTTCTGTAACAGGCCAAATCAATACTCGAAATCCATCCATTAATTCTTTTTTATTGGGATTAAAATATAGTTTTTGTTAAGTGTAATAAGAGATTTTGGCAAGCAAATTACCCAGTTATGTTGCTTTGTTTTAATCTGTGTAATTTTTGGATAATTTGGAAAATAAAGATAAATATTTTAATAGTTTCTTTTTCTGTCAACACAAAGACGTAGCTATTACTCTCATCCTTTTAGGGAGCAATTTATATGTTGTTTGCTTCGTCATCTATTGCTCATTTGTGCAAACATTTATAGAGTGAAATTCAACGATGAATAGTATTATGGGTAACGAAGTCGTGCACCACCTGGATTATGCCAAGCTCTGTTATTTTTGTTCGGAAATCTATCTATAGATGTATTTCGTGTAAGTTTTTAAGTTTAGGTATATCATAGGCCACCTTATTGCAGTAATTGATAATCATGTCTGTGACAGAAACCATGTTGCCAAAGCGACAAAGCTTATTACGTTCAACTACTCTTGTGTCGGTATTGACTTTCTTCTCACGCATTATGGGATTTGCGCGGGATATGATTCTTGCGAATTTATTTGGCACCCAGGCGGGCATGGATGCTTTTTTTGTCGCTTTTAAAATTCCAAATTTTATGCGTCGCCTGTTTGCAGAAGGCGCTTTTTCACAAGCGTTTGTGCCCGTGCTTGCCGAGTATCAACAGACAAGGAGTGTTACGGATGTTCGTATTTTTCTTGCACGGATTGCAGGCAGCTTGAGTGCTGTTCTTTCTTTAGTCACCGTGATTGGGGTGATAGCTTCTCCCTATATTGTGTTTTTGTTTGCTCCTGGTTTTGGGGCAGACTCTACGCGGTCTATATTAGCGACTGAAATGCTGCGCTTAACCTTTCCTTATCTTATGCTGGTGTCATTAACCGCAATGGCTGGTGCTATCTTAAACACCTATGGTTATTTTGGTGTCCCAGCTTTTACGCCAGTCTTGCTTAATATTTGTATGATTTTCGCAGCCGTTTGGCTAAGTCCGCATTTTTCTCAACCCGTTATTGCATTAGCCTGGGGGGTATTATTGGCCGGTATTGTGCAATTGCTATTCCAGCTGCCGTTTTTATATCATCGTCGTTTGTTGGTTAAACCCAGCTTCATCATGAATGATTCTGGTGTAAGAAAGGTTTTGGCGTTGATGGTTCCTGCTTTATTTGGTGTGTCTATTGCGCAAATTAATTTATTAATTGATACCGTTTTTGCTTCATTTTTAAAAGTAGGCAGCGTGTCCTGGTTATTTTTTACCGATCGTCTGACGGATTTTCCTTTGGGCGTATTTGGAGTCGCTATAGCCACTGTCATTTTACCGCATTTATCACGCCGCCACGCCGAGCAAAGTTTGGTCAAATTTTCACGTGCCTTGGACTGGGGGCTGCGTTTATTGCTGTTGATTGGTATTCCTTCTGGGCTGGGACTGGCTTTATTTGCCATGCCTTTAATTGCTTGTTGTTTTGCCTATGGGGAATTCTCAGCGGTTGATGTTTTGCAAACTCAAAAAAGTTTATTTACGCTGGCGCTTGGGGTGCCGGCTTTTATGATGGTTAAAGTTCTGGCATCCGGATTTTATGCACGTCAGAACATTAAAACGCCGGTTAAGGTAGGGGTATTTGCCATGATCATCAACACATTATTTTGTGCATTGTTGATTGGGCCGTTGGCGCATGCGGGATTAACATTAGCCTCCACCATCGCGGGTTATGTGAATTGCGGAATGTTGTTGATTTTACTATTGCGTAAAAAAATTTATCAGCCATCTCCAGGTTGGTGGCGTTTTCTCCTGCAGCTATTGGTCGCTAATACCGTAGTTAGTGCTTATCTTTTATGGGCAGCTGGTGATGTGTCCTTCTGGATGACTAAATCACTGCTTGTTCGCATCGGTTTATTGCTAGGCCATGTATTGGCGGCTGTATTCATGTATGTGCTATGTTTGGGTCTTTGTGGGATGCGCCCTGCGCAGTTTCGTGGTCAGATAAGGGAGTAAGCATGCAAGCAGATTTATTTTATTGTACCGATGCTGAAAAAAGTTTACCAATCGCTTTAGTGTCCAAGACACATTATCTTGAACATGTGGATGGTTTGTCGGCGTTTGAGAAAAATTGCTTGACCATGCAGCAATTCAAAGGCGGCCTTGGCGAGGTTGCCATGATTTGTGAGAGTGATGGCATGCTAGTAAAAGCCTATGTTGGCATGGGGGATGATTCTCAAGCCAAAGCCATTGCTTGCGCGGTTACCCGCCTTCCGCCCGGGAATTACCACGTTCAACAGCCTTTGTCAAAAACAGCGCAACTGGCTTGGTCGTTGGCACAGTATCAATTTGACCAATATAAGACACCAAAGGCATTACCGAGAGTATTGTTGATAGGAAAAGAAATTTTTTCGTCTCTCTTGGCCGAAGCATCTGCTGTATTTTTAGTACGTGACTTAATTAATCGGCCGGCCAATGATTTAGGGCCTGTACAATTGGCAGAAGTACTTTCTGATTTAGCCAACGAGTATGGGGCAGAATTTCAACAATGGGTTGGTGATAAACTGCTGACAAATAATTTTCCAGCCATCTATGAAGTGGGGCGCGCTGCGGCTCAAGAACCAAGATTACTGTCATTGCTTTGGGGGAATGTTAATCATCCTCGAGTAACGCTGGTTGGTAAAGGAGTTTGTTTTGATACAGGGGGATTGGACATTAAGCCTTCAACCGCCATGCGTTTAATGAAAAAAGATATGGGGGGTGCGGCACAAGTGATTGGATTGGCAAGATGGCTCATGTCCCTTAAATTGCCAATTCGTCTGCAAGTTTTAATTCCGGCTATTGAAAACTCTGTCAGCGCCCACTCTTATCGCCCTGGTGATGTATTGACGATGCGGAATGGACTGAAAGTCGAAGTCGATAATACCGATGCGGAAGGAAGATTGGTATTGGCCGATGCATTGGTAAAAGCCTGTGAAGATAAGCCGGAAGTCTTATTTAATTTTGCCACCTTAACCGGGGCTGCCCGTGTTGCGGTAGGGACTGAAATGGCTGCCATGTTTACCAATAGCGATGCGTTAGCACAGGCGATAATAACAGCCGCTGAGGAAGTGGAAGATCCAGTCTGGCGTATGCCGTTATTCGCCGCTTATGCCAGCATGCTTGATTCTGCCATCGCTGATTTAGCCAATGGCAGTGCATCTCCTTATGCCGGTGCAATTACTGCCGCATTATTTTTACAACATTTTATTGATGCTGAAATTCCTTGGGCGCATTTTGATATCATGGCTTGGAATGTCGCCAACAAACCTGGTAAACCTGAAGGCGGTGAAGCCATGGGTATGCGTGCAGTTGCCCATTATTTGCTTCACCGTTATGGTTGATCTAACCTGACTGTGTACATGCGGGTATTGAAGTTAGAGTCCCTTTACAAGGTACGCATTTGTGGACGTTGAAGTGTCAGCTTTTCCGCATCAGAAACAACAGGAGCCATTTGCTGTCCAAATAGAGTCTGCTGCCTATGGGTTGCATACGCCATCATTCTAAATTGGCACAGTGAGTATAATTTATCCATATAGGCAGATTGAACATGGTCTTGTTGGGCTTGCCGATACGTCATTGCGGCCATTTGATGATCACCACGGTTTAAACAGAGTTCCATAAAGGCGGCGCGAACGTAATCATTCGCACAATGATGATTCAAGGCAGTTTGATAAAAGTGTTGACACAACTGATGTAATCCAAAACGCTCTCCTAAGACATGGATGATCTTGGAGATGGAGTATTGATTTAAAGTAAAGCCGTTGCCACAAAAAGAATACAAACAAAGGATTGCTTCACTGGAAGATTTGGCTTGCTCCAGAGTATGTATCAACTTCTGGTTTTCTGCACGATATTTTCCTTCTGTATCCATCACTGCTTTAATGGCCATTTTATTAAATAAAACAGAAAAATATCGTTCAAATTGTTTTGAACGTTCATCTTTTTGCAAAATGGCTGTCAGAGTACTTTGGACATTACCGATGATTCTCTGATGAATATCCAATAAGGAGATATTAAGATCATTCCAAGTTTTGCCTATTGTGGTCCACGCCATGAGAAAATCAATGGTATTTTCCAGATCAAATTGGTCTAAATTGCGGATTAGAGCCTGCATTAAACGGTCTTGAAAAGTATCTATGCTACGTTGCTGAGCATCAACCACTGGAATATTAAGATCGTCCCAAGTGTTGCCCATGTTACTCCAAGACCGCAAGAAATTAATAGTCTCATGAGCATTCAAACGTGGTAAGTTTTTCAAGACCACATTGAGGAGATATTGCTGTAAGTTGTTCGTGACTCTTTGATGTTCATCCACCATAGGAATATTCAAATGTTCCCAAGTTTGTCCAAGTTTTCCCCAGGCCCAGAGAAAAATGGTTAAATCATTAGGATTGAAAGAGGACAGATTGCGAATGAGGGCATTGATAAGCTGTGTTTGCAGATTTCCCGTTCCGCGCTGAGCATCTAATATTGGAATTGCAAGATCACCCCATGAACGTTCCAGTTTTGCCAATCCCCAAAATAAGGAGGCGGTTTCAGATGCATTAAAAGATGGCAGATTGATTATCATGGATTGGAACAAGATTCGTTGGACATTTCCTAGGATTCTTCGATATTCATCGAAGATTACCACATCTAGGTCATTCCAGGTTTTTCTTAGTTTTACCCAAGCACTCACAAATTGAATGGCATCTTGTCCGCTAAAACGAGAGACATTTCGAGCAATTGCTTGCATGAGAAGGTGCTGCAGATTGCCAACAATATTCTGGTGGGCATCCGTTAATGGAATATTTAAGTCATTCCAACTTTTTCCCATGGCGGTCCATGCTGTCATAAAAGAAATGAGGTGCTTATGGTCAAATGAAGAAATATTGCGGATGATGGCTTGCATGAAACGATGCTGAACGTTATCTATGATTCTTTGTTGTCCATCAACAATGGGAATATTAAGCATTTCCCAAGAGTTGCCCAATTTGATCCACTCTTCGATAAAATTTATGGTGACTTGTGCGTCAAACACGGCTGGAGTATAAATCAGTATATTCAACCAAATAGAAGTCGGATGGCTGGCATTAACTTGTCGTGGATTGAACATAGGTGGTTCCTTTTGATTCTCGTTGATTTAATTTATGTCATGTAGGAGCGTAATGTAACAATATTTAAAGATTCAGGCAATGAATAAGTTTTAAATAGGTCCATTTGAAATCATCTTTGATGATGAATTCATGGTATAGGTTACGTTGTGGTTTATCATTGTTTTGTCATTATGACCGATCCATTGAGAAAGTATTGTAGAATCAATAGAATGAATTTAAATCCTCTTTTTATACTTCTTTATGGACATAGAAAAAAATGCTCAAATAATTTTGCATATTGCCAAAGTTCTTTATATCAATGGTCAAACTACGCAACAAGTGGTGAGTGTTGCACAACAATTAGGTCAACAACTGAATCTGCAAGTTGAGCTTTTAGTGCATTGGGGTGAGTTGCAATTAATCGTTATTGATGAGAACACCCAAAGTAAATGTTACCCTGTGATTTCTGCAAATCCTACGGCTGTACATATGGGCCGGGTGCAAGCGATTATGATTTTATTGGAAGATTTTAAAACGGGAAATATAACGTTAGAAAATCTTGATAAAAAGGTCACAACGATTTCCAATCTTCCTCCTGCACCGACTTGGATGTTTACATGGGCGAGTGCACTAGGGGCAGTTGCGTTAGCAATTATTTTTGGTCTCAACGATTGGTCATCGGCATGCTTTATTTTTTTCAGTGCTGCACTAGGCGCTCTTGTACGTCGCTACTTAGCAACGATCAGCACGAATGTTTTTATACAACCTTTTTCTGCAGCGTTTATAGCTGGTCTCATTGGCGCATTGGCGGTTCATTCTCAACGGAGCGTTGCACCGCATCTGGAAGCGCTATGCCCATGCATGATCCTGGTCCCAGGCCCTCATTTATTAAATAGTGCGCTTGATTTTATGCGTGGGCGCATGCATCTTGGTCTGGCTCGTCTGAGCTATGCATTGTTAATCGTGGTTGCTATTAGTGTGGGTCTGCTTGCAGGTTTGTCATTACTGAATGTCAATTTGCCTATTGTATCTCAGGCAGCGCTTAAAGTTCCTTTTTGGAAAGATGTGCTTGCAGCAGGAGTAGCTGTAGCCGCTTATAATGTTTTCTTTTCTACTCCCCTCAAGGTATTGGCTTGGCCTATCGTCATTGGTATGTGCGCGCATTGGTTACGATGGATAGCGATGTCCGTTTTTGGTTTAACGCTTATGCAAGGCACGTTTTTAGCCTGTTTACTAGCTGGGTGTGTGCTCACCTGGGCGGCTCATAGGGAACAAGTACCTTTTGCTGCTTTTGGCTTTTCGGCGGTGGTCTCCATGATTCCTGGTGTTTTCTTATTTAGGATGGCTAGCGGTCTCATGCGATTAGCAAATGGTCAGGAGACAACCCTGCCTTTAATTAGTGGCACTATTTCTGATGCTATTACAGCCACCGTCATTATTTTGGTCATGAGCTTAGGATTATTAGTGCCTAAGTTAATCATGGATAACGTGTATTTAAAACATAAACAATAGAGAACAAATATTTCTTGGAGAGTTAAGTAATACAAAAAAAGCTTCTCTCTAATCAATCAATGGAATGAGTATGTATATCGCATTGCTGGTTGCGATAAGTGCGATAATGATCGCGGCTGATTTCTTTGGCCGCGTCATCAGAGGCTACGATTTCCATGATGCGTCGAAACCGTGAAAAAAAAGAGGGGATGGTGGTGGCCAAATTGAGCAAAATATCATTGTATCCACGTGGTTCTGATTCTGTTTTATAACCGATTTGTATAGGGGGCGGAGGCTCTGGCCCTTCCCCTTGCAGATTATGAGGGATAAAACTATCGTCTTTATAAGTCCATAATAGTTCATCGAGCCGTTCGGCATCTTGTTGATGTTCACAAAAAACAAATACTCGATGCTCACGAAGATAAGCCTTTTCTAACAAACGGCAGGCAAGCATCCAATGTGCCATGGGTTGTTTATTATTCGATAAATAAAAATCAATGCGAATTGGCGACATGACGTAATAACTGTATCAGTAATGGAACGGGACGACCTGTGGCATTGCGTTTTTTACCTGAAACCCAGGCCGTGCCTGCAATGTCTATATGCGCCCAGCGATATTTTTCAGTGAATCGGGAAAGAAAACAAGCGGCTGTAATGCTGCTGGCGGTGCGATCAAAAGCAGCATTCACCATATCGGCGATAGGGCTGTCAATGGCTTCTTGATAGTCATTATCCAAGGGCAGTCGCCAAGCTTTGTCGCGACTTTGTTCTGCTGCATTCAGAAGCAGTTGGGCAAGCTCATCATCTTTGGTCATAAAGCCCGTATATACATGTCCTAAGGCAACCACCATAGCACCCGTTAACGTGGCTATATCAATTACAAAACCGGGTTTGAAACGCTCGGCATACGTCAAAGCGTCAGCCAGCACGAGGCGACCTTCAGCGTCTGTGTTAATGATTTCAATGGTTTGTTTTGAAAGGCTGGTTATGATATCGCCAGGTTTTACTGCTGTTCCGCTGGGCATATTTTCTGCGCTGGCAACTAACCCTATGACATTGATTGGTAACTTTAATAGCGCACAAGCTTTGAGGGTACCTAATACGCTGGCAGCGCCAGTCATATCATATTTCATTTCGGTCATGGCCTCACCCGGCTTTAAAGATAAACCACCAGAATCAAATGTTATTCCTTTACCTACAAGAATAATTGGGGGCATCTCGCCACCCCCCACATAATGCATTTCAATTAATTTAGGTGGTTCTTTACTGCCTTGAGCTACTGCTAATAGTGCCCCCATTCCTAATTGACGCATTTCCTCTGCTTCCATGATTTTTACATGAAGCTGAGTATGTTGTTGGGCCAGTTCTATGGCTTGTTGACTCAGATACGTTGGAGTACAGATATTGGCAGGATAGTTGGCCAGAGTACGGGAAAAACGTATGCCTTCGGCAATGGCCTGAGCCTGATGAATGGTATCCTGGGTTGTCTCTGGAAGAAAAAAATTCAGGATGCTAAGACGATGTTTCTTTTTTTTACTTTTAAAATCAAGTAATTGATAGCATTGGGCATCAATTTGCAAAATCATTTGCTGCATTTGCCAGTCTGGGGAGTATTGAGTTATTGGTGGCATGCAAATGGTTGCCTGTGAGAGTGGTTGGCTGAGTAAAATGCCAATAACATCGCGAATGCATTTCTCCAGCACATCGGCTGAGAACTGATCTTTATTCCCACAATGAATAAGCAGCACACTGTGGCCATCCATCTCTGCTTGCCATGCTGTGTCTCCCTTTTCCGTTAGTTTGCTTGCAAGTCGTTGCAAGAGAGCCTGGTGAGTTTTATCGAAATCACGGATAAAATCAGGCAAGTTGCTATTATCAAATACACCAATGACCAAGCACTCGCTGGCTGTAAATGCAGGATTTTCAAGCAATTGATACTTCATTTTATTCCTTAGGAAAAGGCAAGCGTTTCTTATGATGGAATGAGTTTACTATATCTTTCCTCTTTTAGTAAAAAGGGTTGCCGCATAAAAATCGCATTTTTATCGGCGATGAGTATATAATGGCAAAGACTTGTCCAGCTTATTGACTATTGTTTTTGTAAGAGGCAAAAAACGCGTGCTCATCTTTCGTTATTTGGCCAAAGAAGTGTTTGTCACCCTGGTGTCACTCACCGCCATTCTATTATTGATTTTCATGAGTAATCAATTCATGCGTTATTTAAG
This genomic interval from Legionella oakridgensis ATCC 33761 = DSM 21215 contains the following:
- the murJ gene encoding murein biosynthesis integral membrane protein MurJ — translated: MSVTETMLPKRQSLLRSTTLVSVLTFFSRIMGFARDMILANLFGTQAGMDAFFVAFKIPNFMRRLFAEGAFSQAFVPVLAEYQQTRSVTDVRIFLARIAGSLSAVLSLVTVIGVIASPYIVFLFAPGFGADSTRSILATEMLRLTFPYLMLVSLTAMAGAILNTYGYFGVPAFTPVLLNICMIFAAVWLSPHFSQPVIALAWGVLLAGIVQLLFQLPFLYHRRLLVKPSFIMNDSGVRKVLALMVPALFGVSIAQINLLIDTVFASFLKVGSVSWLFFTDRLTDFPLGVFGVAIATVILPHLSRRHAEQSLVKFSRALDWGLRLLLLIGIPSGLGLALFAMPLIACCFAYGEFSAVDVLQTQKSLFTLALGVPAFMMVKVLASGFYARQNIKTPVKVGVFAMIINTLFCALLIGPLAHAGLTLASTIAGYVNCGMLLILLLRKKIYQPSPGWWRFLLQLLVANTVVSAYLLWAAGDVSFWMTKSLLVRIGLLLGHVLAAVFMYVLCLGLCGMRPAQFRGQIRE
- a CDS encoding threonine/serine ThrE exporter family protein encodes the protein MHIAKVLYINGQTTQQVVSVAQQLGQQLNLQVELLVHWGELQLIVIDENTQSKCYPVISANPTAVHMGRVQAIMILLEDFKTGNITLENLDKKVTTISNLPPAPTWMFTWASALGAVALAIIFGLNDWSSACFIFFSAALGALVRRYLATISTNVFIQPFSAAFIAGLIGALAVHSQRSVAPHLEALCPCMILVPGPHLLNSALDFMRGRMHLGLARLSYALLIVVAISVGLLAGLSLLNVNLPIVSQAALKVPFWKDVLAAGVAVAAYNVFFSTPLKVLAWPIVIGMCAHWLRWIAMSVFGLTLMQGTFLACLLAGCVLTWAAHREQVPFAAFGFSAVVSMIPGVFLFRMASGLMRLANGQETTLPLISGTISDAITATVIILVMSLGLLVPKLIMDNVYLKHKQ
- a CDS encoding leucyl aminopeptidase family protein; this encodes MQADLFYCTDAEKSLPIALVSKTHYLEHVDGLSAFEKNCLTMQQFKGGLGEVAMICESDGMLVKAYVGMGDDSQAKAIACAVTRLPPGNYHVQQPLSKTAQLAWSLAQYQFDQYKTPKALPRVLLIGKEIFSSLLAEASAVFLVRDLINRPANDLGPVQLAEVLSDLANEYGAEFQQWVGDKLLTNNFPAIYEVGRAAAQEPRLLSLLWGNVNHPRVTLVGKGVCFDTGGLDIKPSTAMRLMKKDMGGAAQVIGLARWLMSLKLPIRLQVLIPAIENSVSAHSYRPGDVLTMRNGLKVEVDNTDAEGRLVLADALVKACEDKPEVLFNFATLTGAARVAVGTEMAAMFTNSDALAQAIITAAEEVEDPVWRMPLFAAYASMLDSAIADLANGSASPYAGAITAALFLQHFIDAEIPWAHFDIMAWNVANKPGKPEGGEAMGMRAVAHYLLHRYG
- a CDS encoding leucyl aminopeptidase codes for the protein MKYQLLENPAFTASECLVIGVFDNSNLPDFIRDFDKTHQALLQRLASKLTEKGDTAWQAEMDGHSVLLIHCGNKDQFSADVLEKCIRDVIGILLSQPLSQATICMPPITQYSPDWQMQQMILQIDAQCYQLLDFKSKKKKHRLSILNFFLPETTQDTIHQAQAIAEGIRFSRTLANYPANICTPTYLSQQAIELAQQHTQLHVKIMEAEEMRQLGMGALLAVAQGSKEPPKLIEMHYVGGGEMPPIILVGKGITFDSGGLSLKPGEAMTEMKYDMTGAASVLGTLKACALLKLPINVIGLVASAENMPSGTAVKPGDIITSLSKQTIEIINTDAEGRLVLADALTYAERFKPGFVIDIATLTGAMVVALGHVYTGFMTKDDELAQLLLNAAEQSRDKAWRLPLDNDYQEAIDSPIADMVNAAFDRTASSITAACFLSRFTEKYRWAHIDIAGTAWVSGKKRNATGRPVPLLIQLLRHVANSH
- a CDS encoding DNA polymerase III subunit chi — its product is MSPIRIDFYLSNNKQPMAHWMLACRLLEKAYLREHRVFVFCEHQQDAERLDELLWTYKDDSFIPHNLQGEGPEPPPPIQIGYKTESEPRGYNDILLNLATTIPSFFSRFRRIMEIVASDDAAKEISRDHYRTYRNQQCDIHTHSID